In one Neobacillus sp. CF12 genomic region, the following are encoded:
- a CDS encoding NAD(P)/FAD-dependent oxidoreductase, translated as MIYDVIVIGGGQAGLSIGYYLKQTNLSFLILDRESAVGASWKNRYDSLTLFTPRSYCYLPGLSLKGDEKKYPSKDEISDYLSLYANTFSLPIQLNTSVLNLDKKDHFILNTTQGEYHCKNVIVATGPFQKPFIPEFSQLLSENILQLHSSKYRNPNQLKQGDTLVVGGGNSGAQIASEISMERKVYLSVGQKLKFLPQDIANKSIFWWFDKIGVLKVNVHSKVGQFIKNKSDPIFGFVLKSQLNEGKVILKPRATSASKNDVFFHDNTSLRVSNVIWSTGFKSDYSWIKIPTELNEKGLPIHQRGTTSINGLYFLGLPWQYRRGSALLQGVGTDAKYIVEKLLRNE; from the coding sequence ATGATTTATGACGTTATTGTTATAGGAGGAGGTCAAGCAGGACTTTCCATAGGGTATTATTTAAAACAAACAAACTTATCATTTCTTATTTTAGATAGGGAAAGTGCTGTTGGTGCTAGTTGGAAAAATAGGTATGATTCTTTAACCCTGTTTACTCCACGCTCTTATTGTTATCTACCAGGATTATCATTAAAAGGAGATGAGAAAAAGTACCCATCTAAAGACGAAATTTCAGATTATTTATCATTGTATGCCAATACTTTTTCGCTACCTATTCAACTTAATACCTCAGTTTTGAATTTGGACAAAAAAGACCATTTTATTTTGAACACTACACAAGGTGAGTATCATTGTAAAAATGTAATCGTAGCAACAGGTCCTTTCCAAAAACCATTCATCCCAGAATTTTCACAACTTCTTTCAGAAAATATCCTTCAATTGCATTCATCAAAATATAGAAATCCCAACCAATTAAAGCAAGGTGACACACTCGTCGTTGGAGGGGGGAACTCAGGTGCTCAAATTGCTTCTGAAATATCAATGGAAAGAAAGGTGTATTTGTCTGTAGGACAGAAACTAAAATTCCTGCCACAGGATATAGCGAACAAAAGTATATTTTGGTGGTTTGATAAAATAGGAGTTTTAAAGGTTAATGTTCATAGCAAAGTCGGTCAATTTATAAAGAATAAATCCGACCCTATCTTTGGATTCGTGCTTAAATCTCAACTCAATGAGGGAAAGGTGATACTAAAGCCTAGAGCAACATCAGCTAGTAAAAATGATGTATTCTTTCATGACAATACGAGCTTAAGAGTGTCGAATGTCATTTGGTCCACTGGATTCAAATCAGATTATAGTTGGATAAAAATACCCACCGAATTAAATGAAAAAGGGCTCCCAATACATCAAAGAGGGACCACTTCAATTAATGGATTATACTTTTTAGGTTTACCTTGGCAATATCGAAGGGGATCAGCGTTACTTCAAGGAGTAGGAACAGATGCAAAATATATAGTTGAAAAATTATTAAGAAATGAATAA
- a CDS encoding ZIP family metal transporter, with protein sequence MAEVIEASLYIFIFIFFGMVSGGVAVTIISKVFHKDTLYLNVFCGGILAGIVGFDLVPELMSHYRPLGIMAGISLGILFMLLMDRFLHNSSLTIFEHPETIMLLFLALLFHSIPSGIALGIDFQAGHLHESVLLGAILIHHIPEGMVMMVSVLYSNMKLKSFWIFCFVLSLAVGVNTFLGIILDFQSIKLRTMFMGIAVGTLGYVTFYELLWKGIKRHLALKMILAAILGFLIIRFYLSITSFFH encoded by the coding sequence ATGGCAGAGGTAATTGAAGCCAGTTTATATATATTCATTTTTATCTTTTTCGGTATGGTTTCAGGTGGAGTCGCTGTTACGATAATCAGTAAAGTGTTTCATAAGGATACCTTGTACCTTAATGTATTTTGCGGAGGAATTTTAGCGGGAATAGTAGGATTTGATTTAGTCCCAGAATTAATGAGTCATTACCGACCATTGGGGATAATGGCTGGAATATCTCTAGGGATTTTATTTATGCTTCTTATGGATCGATTTTTACATAACTCAAGCCTTACCATATTTGAACATCCTGAAACGATCATGTTGTTATTTCTGGCATTATTATTTCATAGTATCCCTTCAGGAATAGCTTTGGGCATTGACTTTCAGGCTGGACATTTACATGAGTCCGTATTATTAGGAGCAATATTGATTCATCATATCCCAGAAGGAATGGTCATGATGGTTTCCGTTTTGTATTCCAATATGAAGTTGAAATCCTTTTGGATATTTTGTTTTGTACTATCACTTGCAGTTGGAGTAAATACTTTTCTAGGAATTATATTAGACTTTCAGTCTATAAAACTGCGTACCATGTTTATGGGAATAGCTGTTGGGACGTTAGGGTATGTCACTTTTTATGAATTGTTGTGGAAGGGAATAAAGCGACATTTGGCCTTAAAGATGATTTTGGCGGCAATATTAGGTTTCTTAATAATAAGATTTTACCTATCAATCACTTCATTTTTTCATTAG
- a CDS encoding DUF5671 domain-containing protein — MFKQFYIYLVLFATLMMTIGGAVSIFMTAADIISPTTYMEVNVAKNQLIKSFGFIVIPFPIFLYFNRLRKKLE; from the coding sequence ATGTTTAAACAATTTTACATTTATCTGGTTTTATTCGCTACTCTTATGATGACAATTGGTGGTGCGGTGAGTATTTTTATGACAGCTGCTGACATTATAAGTCCGACCACTTATATGGAAGTTAATGTAGCAAAAAATCAATTAATTAAAAGTTTCGGTTTTATCGTTATTCCTTTCCCTATCTTTTTGTATTTCAACCGTTTAAGAAAAAAGCTAGAATAA
- a CDS encoding oxidoreductase, translating to MKNKMIATVILIVAVIFIAIFFFEQHPELTSPWVNQPTKEQDTQESAPIPLSPLQPIYVEDPSGYSLQNNQLQVTFNKGSDWAVVPVEKEKLFDGEYNGDKEELIKNSFILTKNRATFIYAEGDSIKLISSLDRGKTWEDSVVTAQYPPIRFRKVGFLNERFGYVILSGDRTMSQEWTTVYLTHNGGKQWKETTHSNVTRLIYDGGFVDENTGFLSFGILNPVEPDFYVTQDSGNSWSKANIIIPEQYREIFVMAEVPFKEDDHLAVHLNQGPNRDYQGGKVKGKFISIDKGLTWAFSMEVLPTEVN from the coding sequence ATGAAAAATAAAATGATAGCTACAGTTATTTTAATAGTGGCAGTTATATTCATTGCCATATTTTTTTTCGAACAGCATCCAGAATTAACTTCACCATGGGTGAATCAACCAACTAAAGAGCAAGATACACAAGAATCTGCACCAATACCACTTTCCCCGTTACAGCCAATCTATGTGGAAGATCCTAGTGGATACTCGCTGCAAAACAATCAATTACAGGTCACTTTCAATAAAGGAAGCGATTGGGCCGTAGTACCTGTTGAAAAAGAGAAATTATTTGATGGAGAGTACAATGGGGACAAGGAAGAGCTGATTAAGAATAGTTTCATACTTACCAAAAATCGTGCAACATTCATATATGCTGAGGGGGACAGCATCAAATTAATTTCTTCCCTAGACCGAGGAAAAACTTGGGAAGACAGTGTTGTTACCGCTCAATATCCGCCCATCCGGTTCCGAAAGGTTGGATTTTTAAATGAAAGGTTTGGTTATGTCATCCTTTCAGGCGATCGAACGATGTCTCAAGAATGGACGACCGTTTATCTTACGCATAATGGCGGTAAGCAATGGAAAGAGACTACTCATTCTAATGTTACAAGATTAATATACGATGGAGGTTTTGTTGATGAAAACACAGGATTCCTCTCTTTTGGAATTCTTAATCCTGTCGAGCCAGATTTTTACGTCACCCAAGATAGTGGCAACTCCTGGAGTAAAGCAAACATTATCATTCCAGAACAGTATCGAGAAATCTTTGTGATGGCGGAAGTCCCTTTCAAAGAAGACGATCATTTGGCAGTTCATCTCAATCAAGGTCCTAATAGGGACTATCAAGGTGGGAAGGTAAAGGGAAAATTTATTTCAATCGATAAAGGTCTAACGTGGGCGTTTTCCATGGAAGTACTGCCAACTGAAGTTAATTAA
- a CDS encoding ABC transporter ATP-binding protein, producing the protein MTKIIQTKNLMKSYGKTQVLKNIDLTIEQGEFTAIMGPSGSGKTTLMNTLSTIDSFNGGEVWIEEKSLLEMKKKELREFRQKRMGFIFQDYNLLDTLTVKENILLPLSLQKTPVEEMEQRLTKLVDALHIESILQQYPSEISGGQKQRTAAARAIITNPAIVFADEPTGSLDSRSATQLLEQIQFLNQTFKTTVLMITHDPYAASYCQRVIFLRDGKIVNEMFKGEQTEKEFFDKILTIQSALGSDRR; encoded by the coding sequence ATGACTAAAATTATACAAACAAAGAACTTAATGAAATCTTACGGAAAAACACAAGTTTTAAAAAATATTGATTTGACCATTGAACAAGGGGAATTTACCGCGATTATGGGTCCATCGGGTTCTGGGAAAACAACTTTAATGAATACCCTTTCAACGATTGACAGTTTTAACGGCGGGGAGGTTTGGATTGAGGAGAAGTCACTGTTAGAAATGAAAAAGAAGGAATTAAGAGAATTCCGCCAAAAACGAATGGGTTTTATTTTTCAAGATTACAACTTACTAGACACCTTGACCGTGAAAGAAAATATTCTGCTGCCACTCTCGTTGCAAAAAACACCTGTCGAGGAAATGGAGCAGCGTTTAACGAAATTGGTGGATGCGTTACATATTGAATCGATTTTACAACAGTATCCGTCCGAAATTTCCGGCGGTCAAAAACAGAGAACAGCTGCTGCAAGGGCGATTATTACAAATCCTGCGATAGTGTTTGCGGATGAGCCTACTGGTTCCCTAGATTCCCGATCTGCTACTCAGTTGTTAGAACAAATTCAATTTCTCAATCAAACCTTTAAGACAACGGTATTAATGATCACCCACGACCCCTATGCAGCGAGCTACTGTCAGAGGGTCATTTTTCTCCGTGATGGAAAAATCGTCAATGAAATGTTTAAAGGGGAGCAAACGGAAAAAGAATTCTTTGACAAAATCCTGACGATTCAAAGTGCATTAGGAAGTGACCGGCGATGA